The following coding sequences are from one Pelagicoccus sp. SDUM812003 window:
- a CDS encoding Xaa-Pro peptidase family protein — MPKKSARKSAKTTASPLLFADTQKSADQLYIGGFGVPDAFLSFSKGRKWYAVLNQLEYARALKESKFDVVLPLEIYLEMAREQFQRAKVGYAEVVFVIAKEFEIAAFKVPSDFPSGLAFKLLELGLEINVVDGSLFPKRETKTDQELAFIEEGNRCSAAGIRAAEKALRRSVVKKGKLYLDGKLLSSERLRSLIEIACLEAGSISSDTIAAGGDQACDPHCVGTGPLRANELIIVDVFPRVSKTGYHGDMTRTFLKGKASDAQKGIVEAVFEAQQSAIGRVKTGVNGKTVHGHVVETFAKLGFETRRGQSGAEGFIHGTGHGLGLEVHEAPRVSIVSQKLKRNAVITVEPGLYYPGIGGCRIEDVVAVKDEGPELLSSYHYRWQLR; from the coding sequence ATGCCGAAGAAATCCGCCCGAAAGTCCGCCAAGACCACCGCGTCGCCGCTGCTGTTTGCAGATACGCAAAAAAGCGCCGACCAGCTCTACATCGGAGGCTTCGGCGTGCCGGATGCGTTTCTCTCCTTCAGCAAGGGTCGCAAATGGTACGCGGTTCTCAACCAGCTCGAATACGCCCGGGCTCTGAAGGAATCCAAGTTCGACGTGGTGCTGCCGCTCGAAATCTACCTCGAGATGGCTCGGGAGCAGTTTCAGCGGGCCAAGGTGGGATATGCCGAGGTGGTCTTCGTGATCGCCAAGGAGTTCGAAATCGCCGCCTTCAAGGTGCCAAGCGACTTCCCCAGCGGTCTCGCGTTCAAGCTTCTGGAACTTGGCTTGGAGATCAACGTGGTGGATGGCTCCTTGTTTCCGAAGCGGGAAACCAAGACGGATCAGGAGCTGGCATTCATCGAAGAGGGAAACCGCTGCAGCGCCGCGGGCATTCGAGCCGCGGAGAAAGCCCTGCGCAGGAGCGTGGTGAAGAAGGGCAAACTCTACCTCGACGGCAAGCTGCTCAGCTCGGAGCGTCTCAGGAGCCTCATCGAAATCGCCTGCTTGGAAGCGGGATCGATCTCCAGCGATACCATAGCGGCTGGCGGCGACCAGGCCTGCGATCCGCACTGCGTCGGCACGGGGCCCTTGCGGGCCAACGAGCTGATCATCGTGGACGTTTTCCCTCGAGTTTCGAAAACGGGCTATCACGGCGACATGACGCGCACCTTTCTCAAGGGGAAGGCTTCCGACGCCCAAAAGGGGATCGTGGAAGCGGTCTTCGAAGCGCAGCAGAGCGCGATCGGGCGCGTCAAGACCGGAGTGAATGGGAAAACGGTGCACGGCCACGTGGTGGAAACGTTCGCCAAACTGGGCTTTGAAACTCGCCGGGGACAGTCCGGGGCGGAAGGTTTCATCCACGGAACGGGTCACGGGCTGGGCTTGGAGGTGCACGAAGCTCCACGCGTTTCCATCGTGTCTCAAAAGCTCAAGCGCAACGCGGTGATCACGGTCGAGCCAGGCCTGTACTACCCGGGCATCGGCGGCTGTCGCATCGAGGATGTGGTAGCTGTGAAGGACGAGGGACCCGAACTCCTCAGCTCCTATCACTACCGCTGGCAGCTTCGATAG
- a CDS encoding Hsp33 family molecular chaperone HslO, giving the protein MPDQSPSNESDLLAIKSRFVRGRNVLYARANFSQLYVDYYLHLKDNRIELEPSHDQRLKTALALFSLHCISHPRNDVLAWTVNFQDPLLNVFLGGDTGTGQVVGRIYTENVKPAEENAFYQDIVRRGRDPHRSVVGFQGGDMIQAVETFYAFSEQRPARFFEIEPDDYAIVAAHPDYDVDWFKGLTMEQVRSLEEDEEVVDLETRFVRWSCGCNQERILKTLAPVFLSDAEELFLGEELIEVNCPRCAGKYRISRELLEAYVADH; this is encoded by the coding sequence ATGCCAGACCAGTCTCCTTCCAACGAGTCAGATCTTCTCGCCATCAAGTCCCGCTTCGTGCGCGGGAGAAACGTGCTCTACGCCCGGGCTAACTTCAGCCAGCTCTACGTGGACTACTATCTCCACCTCAAGGACAACCGCATCGAGCTGGAGCCTTCGCACGATCAGCGGCTCAAGACCGCTCTGGCTCTCTTCAGCCTGCATTGCATTTCCCATCCGAGAAACGACGTGCTTGCTTGGACGGTGAACTTTCAGGATCCCTTGCTGAACGTCTTCCTGGGGGGCGATACCGGCACGGGCCAGGTGGTGGGCCGCATCTACACCGAAAACGTGAAACCCGCCGAGGAGAACGCGTTCTATCAGGACATCGTGCGTCGCGGCCGCGATCCGCACCGTTCGGTGGTGGGGTTTCAAGGCGGCGACATGATTCAGGCGGTGGAGACCTTTTACGCGTTCAGCGAGCAGCGTCCGGCCCGGTTTTTCGAGATCGAACCGGATGACTACGCCATCGTGGCGGCTCATCCGGACTACGACGTGGACTGGTTCAAGGGGCTCACGATGGAGCAGGTGAGGAGCTTGGAGGAGGACGAGGAGGTGGTCGATTTGGAGACGCGCTTCGTTCGCTGGAGCTGCGGCTGCAACCAGGAGCGCATCCTCAAGACCCTGGCCCCAGTGTTTCTCAGCGATGCGGAGGAGCTGTTTCTCGGCGAAGAGCTGATCGAAGTGAACTGCCCGCGCTGCGCCGGCAAGTATCGGATTTCCCGCGAGCTGCTCGAGGCCTACGTGGCGGATCACTGA
- a CDS encoding tetratricopeptide repeat protein — translation MFRIRFSYSVLAFAAAINLCAQDGQQSEAVSPEPATESISLIDQLRFALDDVEANGESLEKLEAIGDMYLKIGDVQRAIFVFNRAIETFGGTEELFLKVARVLAAAERPELSIEMLKIGSEAFPDSLDLMEELGRVYIARGKTYAAISILKRAIETHPEEHGPVFFLADAYRTQEKLEQADALISTLIEKDTDLVEAYLLKTDLLLTNREGKEALDLMESVYEKHPDNAQVERMMVHTYQFFAYLKAEGGELDRAVQSLQKAHQLDPENGEILAGIATMRYELGEYEASEAAFRTLLETNPDSLNAYGLYASFLATQDRAEEARAIYRQGYEKALELGDETLARRYKGKMQEGETAATAP, via the coding sequence ATGTTTCGTATTCGTTTTTCATACAGTGTTCTCGCGTTCGCTGCCGCGATCAACCTCTGCGCCCAGGATGGGCAGCAGAGCGAGGCCGTTTCACCGGAACCGGCGACAGAGAGCATTTCGCTCATCGACCAGCTGCGCTTCGCCTTGGACGACGTGGAGGCGAATGGCGAGAGCCTCGAGAAGCTGGAAGCGATCGGGGATATGTATTTGAAGATTGGAGACGTTCAACGAGCGATCTTCGTCTTCAACCGCGCCATCGAGACCTTCGGCGGTACGGAGGAGCTTTTTCTCAAGGTTGCCCGCGTGCTCGCTGCGGCGGAGCGGCCGGAGCTTAGCATCGAAATGCTAAAGATCGGCTCGGAGGCGTTTCCGGATTCGCTGGATCTGATGGAGGAGCTTGGTCGGGTCTATATCGCTCGGGGGAAAACCTATGCCGCCATTTCCATCCTGAAGCGAGCCATCGAAACGCACCCGGAGGAGCATGGTCCGGTCTTCTTCTTGGCGGACGCCTACCGCACGCAGGAGAAGTTGGAGCAAGCCGACGCCCTGATTTCTACTCTTATCGAAAAGGATACGGATCTGGTGGAAGCGTATTTGCTGAAAACCGATTTGCTGCTAACCAACCGGGAAGGGAAAGAAGCCTTGGACCTCATGGAGTCGGTCTACGAAAAGCATCCAGACAATGCGCAGGTGGAGCGCATGATGGTGCACACGTATCAGTTTTTCGCATACTTGAAGGCGGAGGGTGGCGAATTGGACCGTGCTGTGCAGTCGCTGCAGAAAGCCCATCAGCTCGATCCGGAAAACGGTGAGATCCTAGCGGGGATCGCCACCATGCGGTATGAGCTTGGTGAATACGAAGCATCGGAAGCTGCTTTCAGAACGTTGTTGGAGACCAACCCGGATTCGCTCAACGCCTATGGTCTCTACGCATCCTTTCTCGCCACGCAGGACCGAGCGGAAGAAGCGAGGGCCATCTACCGTCAAGGCTACGAAAAGGCCTTGGAGCTAGGCGACGAAACGCTGGCTCGCCGATACAAGGGCAAGATGCAAGAGGGGGAAACGGCTGCCACGGCGCCTTAG
- the phoU gene encoding phosphate signaling complex protein PhoU: protein MKRYFHEELEAVRSHLMVMGERAIANVNLAMRAMLESDLALTQEVKDADDRIDEIETQIDDEVARYISLRAPVARDLRLLFVAIKASHDLERVGDEATSMAKRTARILKKGGSIDDLGKLPRMCELAVSMLHDALHCFIDEDSNRAYPICERDKEVDFLNRFNFQHFVDSVKSDPSQVEAFTELVFISKSLERVADHAQNIAEEVYYLLTAKSLRKELNKK, encoded by the coding sequence ATGAAGCGTTATTTTCACGAAGAGCTCGAAGCCGTTCGATCCCACTTGATGGTGATGGGCGAACGCGCGATCGCCAACGTCAACCTGGCTATGCGAGCCATGCTCGAGTCGGACCTCGCTCTGACGCAGGAGGTGAAGGACGCCGATGATCGTATCGACGAAATCGAGACGCAGATCGACGACGAGGTGGCACGTTACATCAGTCTTCGCGCCCCGGTCGCTCGCGACTTGCGCCTGCTTTTCGTGGCGATCAAAGCCAGCCACGATCTCGAGCGCGTCGGCGACGAAGCCACCAGCATGGCCAAGCGCACGGCGAGGATCCTGAAGAAGGGCGGCTCCATCGACGACCTCGGCAAGCTGCCGCGCATGTGCGAGCTGGCGGTGAGCATGCTGCACGATGCCTTGCACTGCTTCATCGACGAGGATTCCAATCGCGCTTATCCCATTTGCGAGCGCGACAAGGAAGTGGACTTTCTCAACCGCTTCAACTTCCAGCATTTCGTGGACAGCGTGAAGAGCGACCCTTCGCAGGTGGAGGCGTTCACTGAGTTGGTCTTCATCTCCAAATCCCTGGAGCGCGTCGCCGACCATGCTCAGAACATCGCGGAGGAAGTTTATTATCTGCTCACTGCGAAGTCCTTGCGCAAGGAGCTGAATAAGAAGTAG
- the pstB gene encoding phosphate ABC transporter ATP-binding protein PstB, with translation MSSASSETSRPLIRISDFDFYYGEKQALFDINMDMKEHEVTAFIGPSGCGKSTLLRCINRMNDLVEVARIGRGKIEVHGADIYDQRVDTIELRKKVGMVFQKSNPFPKSIYENVVYGLRIQGINKKSRLDETVERCLKGAALWDEVKDRLDTSGLSLSGGQQQRLCIARALAVEPDILLMDEPCSALDPVATAKVEELIHSLKDQYTIVIVTHNMQQAARVSDKTAFFYLGKLIEMAPTDEIFMSPKNEQTEAYISGRFG, from the coding sequence ATGTCATCCGCTTCCTCTGAAACATCGCGTCCCCTCATCCGCATCTCGGACTTCGACTTCTACTATGGCGAAAAGCAGGCGCTTTTCGACATCAACATGGACATGAAGGAGCATGAGGTGACGGCGTTCATCGGACCGTCCGGTTGCGGCAAGAGCACCCTGTTGCGTTGCATCAACCGCATGAACGATCTGGTCGAGGTGGCCCGCATCGGACGCGGCAAGATCGAGGTGCATGGAGCCGACATCTACGACCAGCGCGTGGATACCATCGAACTGCGCAAGAAGGTCGGAATGGTGTTTCAGAAGTCCAATCCCTTTCCCAAGTCGATCTACGAAAACGTGGTCTACGGTCTGCGTATCCAAGGAATCAATAAGAAGTCCCGCCTCGACGAGACCGTGGAACGCTGCCTGAAAGGAGCCGCCCTCTGGGACGAGGTGAAGGACAGACTGGATACCAGCGGACTGAGCCTTTCGGGCGGACAGCAGCAGCGCCTCTGCATCGCTCGGGCCTTGGCGGTCGAGCCGGACATCCTCCTGATGGACGAGCCATGTTCGGCTCTCGATCCGGTGGCCACGGCCAAGGTGGAGGAGTTGATCCACTCGCTCAAGGACCAGTACACCATCGTGATCGTGACCCACAACATGCAGCAGGCGGCCCGCGTTTCGGACAAGACCGCGTTCTTCTATCTCGGAAAACTGATCGAAATGGCGCCGACCGATGAGATCTTCATGAGCCCGAAGAACGAGCAGACCGAAGCCTACATTTCGGGGCGTTTTGGCTAA
- the pstA gene encoding phosphate ABC transporter permease PstA has translation MSSVATLPEEPAKETYTGFHARPTKAKTAEKLVFWGFRAGTYFILFCASIIFLTIIFKGSQTVFQTSYPFVNVEFLTEAPQTLHVFEYQGQQYEMSDNEFRAFENEQGVEISTTTYAYSGGGIWPCIVGTFLLVMGSMAIALTLGVLSAIFLSEYSSPGRTLNVVRLSILNLAGVPSIVFGIFGVGMFVLAFGWETSLLAGWFTLAFMVLPIVISASEESLRAIPQGLREASLALGASKWTTIRTNVLPYAMPGILTSSIIGVARVAGETAPIMFTAAYAMRDQLPWEGLERWSDFFFQGVMALPYHIYVVSSKIPQNEYTERMQYGTAFVFLALVASIALASIILRIRMRNKYRW, from the coding sequence ATGAGTTCCGTAGCAACCCTCCCAGAAGAACCCGCCAAGGAAACCTATACCGGTTTTCACGCTCGCCCGACCAAGGCCAAGACCGCCGAAAAGCTGGTCTTCTGGGGCTTCCGCGCGGGCACCTATTTCATCCTGTTCTGCGCGTCGATCATCTTTCTGACTATCATCTTCAAAGGCAGTCAAACGGTGTTCCAGACCTCCTATCCCTTCGTCAACGTGGAGTTTCTGACCGAGGCCCCGCAGACCCTGCACGTCTTCGAGTATCAGGGCCAGCAGTACGAGATGAGCGACAACGAATTCCGAGCCTTCGAAAACGAGCAGGGAGTCGAGATCTCCACCACCACCTACGCCTACTCCGGCGGCGGCATCTGGCCCTGCATCGTTGGCACCTTCCTGCTGGTGATGGGGTCCATGGCCATCGCTCTGACCTTGGGCGTGCTCAGCGCCATCTTTTTGAGCGAATACTCCAGTCCGGGGCGAACGCTTAACGTGGTGCGCCTATCGATCCTGAACCTCGCGGGGGTGCCCTCCATCGTGTTCGGCATTTTCGGGGTGGGCATGTTCGTGCTGGCCTTTGGCTGGGAAACGTCGCTGCTCGCAGGATGGTTCACCCTGGCCTTCATGGTCTTGCCCATCGTCATCTCGGCGAGCGAGGAGTCGCTGCGAGCGATTCCGCAAGGGCTGCGCGAGGCGTCGCTGGCTTTGGGAGCCAGCAAGTGGACCACCATTCGCACCAACGTGCTGCCCTACGCCATGCCAGGCATCTTGACCTCCTCGATCATCGGGGTGGCCCGAGTGGCGGGCGAGACGGCCCCTATCATGTTCACCGCGGCCTACGCCATGCGCGACCAGCTTCCATGGGAAGGCCTCGAGCGCTGGAGCGACTTCTTCTTCCAAGGCGTCATGGCCTTGCCTTATCACATTTACGTGGTCAGTTCCAAGATTCCCCAGAACGAGTATACCGAGCGGATGCAGTACGGCACCGCCTTCGTTTTCCTCGCTTTGGTGGCGTCGATCGCCCTCGCATCCATCATCCTCAGAATCCGCATGCGGAATAAATATCGCTGGTAA
- the pstC gene encoding phosphate ABC transporter permease subunit PstC, translating into MSQEDENRYNLHSKQRRFLGLDKDQALKGLFGGNALVSIVVLALITFFLFKEGVGFFGQYRTSLELYRKSGLEYVEIMSQEQEALTQLNRYLNSIRADHSSMLSEQGMEFSEIKSELNAYADFIYEFEDLGLPLRTQVMELTELAIEARNMYQESLHLAEHKENLLELGRTEDAAEVEVQDIDLSLIVGMLRDEAGRFEEINENLESGIEQALENLPTIGVPALDRKMKRFAELARMFIAEMPDYEAKLANWDSDEPVGMFRAFTAFVFGENWTTNSSIQDWYGLWPLFSGSLLVAFIAMLIAVPLGVGAAIYVNQVAKPVEQNLIKPYIEFISAIPSVVIGFFGIAIFGQFLRETSHMEIFAWLDFMPLSERLTAFTAGCLLALMAIPTIFTLAEDAINNVPKSFKEASLAMGATRLQTTWRIIVPTSLSGIISAVLLGFGRVIGETMVVLLCAGNRIEIPDFTQGLGAFFQPVHTMTGIIAQELGEVVNGSIHYRALFMVGMTLFIISLAINYMAQKIVLKYQISRG; encoded by the coding sequence ATGAGCCAAGAAGACGAAAACCGCTATAACCTGCACTCGAAGCAGAGACGATTCCTCGGCCTGGACAAGGATCAGGCCTTGAAGGGGCTCTTCGGCGGAAACGCCCTGGTGTCTATCGTGGTGCTGGCGCTGATCACGTTTTTCCTCTTCAAGGAGGGAGTCGGGTTTTTCGGGCAATACCGCACCAGCCTGGAGCTCTATCGCAAGTCCGGTCTGGAGTACGTGGAGATCATGAGTCAGGAGCAGGAGGCTCTGACGCAGCTCAACCGCTACCTGAATTCCATTCGGGCCGACCACTCCTCCATGCTGAGCGAGCAGGGCATGGAGTTTTCCGAGATCAAGTCGGAGCTCAACGCCTACGCGGACTTCATCTACGAGTTCGAGGATCTCGGTCTGCCGCTGCGCACCCAGGTGATGGAGCTCACCGAGCTGGCCATCGAAGCGCGAAACATGTACCAGGAGTCGCTTCACTTGGCCGAGCACAAGGAGAACCTCCTGGAGCTCGGACGCACCGAGGACGCCGCCGAAGTGGAGGTGCAGGACATCGATCTGAGTTTGATCGTGGGCATGCTGCGCGACGAAGCGGGACGCTTCGAGGAGATCAACGAGAACCTTGAAAGCGGCATCGAGCAGGCGCTCGAGAATCTGCCCACCATCGGGGTGCCGGCGCTCGACCGAAAGATGAAGCGCTTCGCCGAGCTGGCCCGCATGTTCATCGCGGAGATGCCTGACTACGAAGCCAAGCTGGCCAACTGGGATAGCGACGAGCCGGTCGGCATGTTCCGAGCCTTCACCGCCTTCGTTTTCGGGGAAAACTGGACCACCAACAGCTCCATTCAGGACTGGTACGGCTTGTGGCCGCTGTTTTCCGGTTCGCTTCTGGTGGCATTCATCGCCATGCTCATCGCGGTACCTCTGGGCGTGGGAGCCGCCATCTACGTGAACCAGGTCGCCAAGCCGGTGGAGCAGAACCTCATCAAGCCGTACATCGAGTTCATCTCCGCCATCCCTTCCGTGGTGATCGGTTTCTTCGGTATCGCCATCTTTGGGCAATTCCTGCGGGAGACCTCCCACATGGAGATCTTCGCCTGGCTCGACTTCATGCCGCTCAGCGAGCGTTTGACCGCCTTCACCGCGGGCTGCCTGCTGGCTTTGATGGCCATTCCCACCATTTTCACTCTGGCGGAAGACGCCATCAACAACGTGCCGAAGTCCTTCAAGGAAGCGTCTCTGGCCATGGGAGCCACCCGGTTGCAGACCACCTGGCGCATCATCGTGCCGACCTCGCTCTCCGGGATCATTTCCGCGGTGCTGCTGGGCTTCGGTCGCGTGATCGGCGAGACCATGGTGGTCCTGCTCTGCGCCGGCAACCGCATCGAGATCCCGGACTTCACCCAAGGCTTGGGAGCGTTTTTCCAGCCGGTGCACACCATGACCGGCATCATCGCCCAGGAGCTAGGGGAGGTGGTCAATGGCAGCATCCACTACCGGGCCCTTTTCATGGTGGGCATGACCCTCTTCATCATCTCCCTGGCCATCAACTACATGGCTCAGAAGATCGTGCTCAAGTATCAGATTTCCCGAGGCTAG
- a CDS encoding phosphate ABC transporter substrate-binding protein: MKAISASRIAKKTALLALSLGFVSLAAAAEKIVIKGSDTLGAKMVPQLAEEFKAIKSKDGVEVIFEIAAEGSSTGVAAVIDGTADLGMSSREAKKTEESKAMLKGVKMVPIEVAKDGIAIIVNEANPMDQISSREVEKIFTGDVQDWSAINGKSGDISIYTRNTSSGTYAVFQQMALKKRDYAASSQKMAGNEQIASEVAKNPNGIGYVGLAYLGTPGIKTLPVDGVTPEKASYPFARPLYFYKDGKKELRPIVQEFIDFCLSPEGQKIVKDVHFISIL; this comes from the coding sequence ATGAAAGCAATTAGCGCATCCCGCATCGCAAAGAAAACCGCTCTGTTGGCCCTCAGTCTTGGCTTCGTCAGCTTGGCCGCTGCCGCTGAGAAGATCGTAATCAAGGGCTCGGACACTCTCGGAGCCAAGATGGTCCCGCAGCTGGCCGAGGAGTTCAAGGCCATCAAGTCCAAGGATGGCGTGGAAGTCATTTTCGAAATCGCCGCCGAAGGGTCCTCCACTGGCGTGGCCGCGGTCATCGACGGCACTGCCGATCTCGGCATGTCCTCTCGCGAGGCCAAGAAGACCGAAGAGTCCAAGGCCATGCTCAAGGGCGTCAAGATGGTGCCCATCGAAGTGGCCAAGGACGGCATCGCCATCATCGTCAACGAGGCCAATCCCATGGACCAGATCTCCTCGCGCGAAGTGGAGAAGATCTTCACCGGCGACGTGCAGGACTGGAGCGCCATCAACGGCAAGTCCGGCGACATCTCCATCTACACCCGCAACACCTCCTCAGGCACCTACGCGGTCTTCCAGCAGATGGCTCTCAAGAAGCGCGACTACGCAGCTTCGTCGCAGAAGATGGCCGGCAACGAGCAGATTGCTTCCGAAGTGGCCAAGAACCCCAACGGCATCGGCTACGTCGGTCTCGCCTACCTGGGCACTCCGGGCATCAAGACCCTTCCCGTTGACGGCGTCACGCCGGAGAAGGCGTCCTATCCCTTCGCTCGTCCGCTTTACTTCTACAAGGACGGCAAGAAGGAGCTTCGTCCCATCGTGCAGGAGTTCATCGACTTCTGCCTCAGCCCTGAAGGCCAGAAGATCGTGAAGGACGTTCACTTCATCTCCATCCTCTAG
- a CDS encoding putative porin has product MKLNKLTQTAILSGALFSAPFAHQLHAGADTSDILIDVLVRKGILTEEEALEIRQEVEMVAAAAEAEIVENAVAAATQEAKATVASAAPANAVPMPKALDNLKLYGDARFRFQGEDVDDNDTRLRWRYRARFGAEYGFAESPFSLGVRVESGSANDSTNNNFGGFFDKVGDELFLGLVYLNYEGENMEISLGKHKHPFTIDGAFWDGDINPEGISESFDFGSWKLNLGQYIIDEEREDKAGSGDDDFLFAAQAEWSNGEGLTVAPIFFATTDGESYVSESATFKGENAIKYFRNFHVLAVPVEYSFKGENGIGQKLYGTVGMNFSADDAVADVDSPFYSANAGDEDTFFNFGYQYGSAKKAGTWQAGLEYRHIEGASFTPNLTDSDFGKNSMNHAGFVLSYKYAVTDFFTAGLTYMDSDTIDDAYDAAVVAKDDVKLLQIDAAVKF; this is encoded by the coding sequence ATGAAACTTAATAAGCTTACTCAAACAGCTATTTTGTCTGGAGCGCTGTTTTCTGCTCCCTTCGCTCACCAGCTTCACGCTGGGGCCGATACTTCCGACATCCTAATCGACGTCCTCGTTCGCAAGGGCATCCTGACAGAGGAGGAAGCTCTCGAGATCCGCCAGGAGGTGGAAATGGTAGCAGCAGCGGCGGAAGCGGAAATCGTGGAAAACGCGGTCGCCGCCGCGACCCAGGAAGCCAAGGCCACCGTCGCTTCGGCCGCTCCGGCCAATGCGGTGCCCATGCCCAAGGCCTTGGACAATCTCAAGCTCTACGGAGACGCCCGTTTCCGTTTCCAGGGCGAGGACGTGGACGACAACGACACCCGACTGCGCTGGCGCTATCGGGCTCGCTTCGGGGCGGAGTACGGCTTTGCTGAAAGCCCGTTTTCGTTGGGCGTGCGGGTCGAATCGGGTTCCGCCAACGATTCCACCAACAACAATTTCGGCGGCTTCTTCGACAAGGTCGGCGACGAGCTCTTCCTCGGACTGGTGTACCTCAACTACGAAGGCGAGAACATGGAGATCAGCCTCGGCAAGCACAAGCATCCCTTCACTATCGACGGCGCCTTCTGGGATGGCGACATCAACCCCGAAGGCATTTCCGAGTCCTTCGACTTCGGTTCCTGGAAGCTCAACCTCGGCCAGTACATCATCGACGAGGAGCGCGAGGACAAGGCGGGCTCCGGCGACGACGATTTCCTTTTCGCGGCCCAGGCGGAGTGGAGCAATGGCGAAGGCTTGACCGTGGCTCCTATCTTCTTCGCCACCACTGACGGCGAGTCCTACGTCTCCGAGAGCGCCACCTTCAAGGGCGAAAACGCCATCAAGTACTTCCGCAACTTCCATGTTCTGGCGGTACCGGTGGAGTATTCCTTCAAGGGCGAAAACGGAATCGGCCAGAAGCTCTACGGCACCGTCGGAATGAACTTCTCGGCGGACGACGCGGTGGCGGATGTGGACTCTCCGTTCTACAGCGCCAACGCTGGCGACGAAGACACCTTCTTCAACTTCGGCTATCAGTACGGCAGCGCCAAGAAGGCCGGAACCTGGCAGGCGGGATTGGAATACCGTCACATCGAAGGCGCCTCGTTCACTCCAAATCTGACCGACTCGGATTTCGGCAAGAACAGCATGAACCACGCGGGCTTCGTTCTCAGCTACAAGTACGCCGTGACGGACTTCTTCACCGCTGGCCTGACCTACATGGACAGCGACACCATTGACGACGCCTACGATGCCGCTGTCGTGGCCAAGGACGACGTCAAGCTCCTGCAGATCGACGCTGCGGTTAAGTTCTAA
- a CDS encoding phospholipid scramblase-related protein codes for MPPPLALNQFLVKEHVGLFKAANNFDILDPATGLPVMECREEKLGGFTKLMRFTDYKRMTPFHIEIREPNGPTLIQVKRGVSFFLSEVEVLDGENNLLGRFKQRMLSIGGKFDVLSADNSLLCSLQGKWTGWEFSFGREGIEFARVSKKWSGVGKEFFTNADNYILEISPDLEADHPLRKLIIAAVMCIDMVLKE; via the coding sequence ATGCCCCCTCCCCTCGCCCTCAACCAATTCCTCGTCAAGGAACATGTCGGCCTCTTCAAGGCCGCCAACAACTTCGACATCCTCGATCCCGCCACCGGCCTGCCGGTCATGGAATGTCGTGAGGAAAAGCTCGGAGGCTTCACCAAGCTGATGCGCTTCACCGACTACAAGCGCATGACGCCGTTTCACATCGAGATCCGCGAACCGAACGGACCCACGCTAATCCAAGTCAAGCGCGGCGTCTCGTTCTTCCTCTCAGAAGTGGAGGTGCTCGACGGCGAAAACAACCTGCTGGGCCGCTTCAAGCAGCGCATGCTCTCCATCGGCGGGAAGTTCGACGTGCTGAGCGCCGACAACAGCTTGCTCTGCTCGCTGCAGGGAAAATGGACCGGCTGGGAATTCTCCTTCGGGCGCGAGGGCATCGAGTTCGCCCGCGTCTCCAAGAAATGGTCCGGCGTCGGCAAGGAGTTCTTCACCAACGCCGACAACTACATCCTGGAAATCAGTCCGGATCTGGAAGCGGATCATCCGCTGCGAAAACTGATCATCGCCGCCGTCATGTGCATCGACATGGTGCTGAAGGAGTGA